In one Juglans regia cultivar Chandler chromosome 11, Walnut 2.0, whole genome shotgun sequence genomic region, the following are encoded:
- the LOC108994233 gene encoding L-type lectin-domain containing receptor kinase IX.1-like — MFRLFFFLLLLPSAHTVYFQITRFEPNTDNILYLGDAAPSVGAIELINRYAYVCRVGRAIYSERVPLWDSDTGILTNFSTHFSFIIDTEGRAEYGHGLAFFLAPVGFEVPLNSAGGFLGIFNTTTSDSSQNQIVHVEFDSYVNQEWDPPFEHVGINNNSIASTKYTSWNASLHSGDTADVWVTYDASKKNLSVSWKYQTTSNAQENTSLSFEIDLMQVLPEWVIVGFSAGTSQFRERNKIQSWEFSSSLERKERRGKNEKKKSLVIGLTASAGVLIAVAIVTCVILWALKVKKKEDETNETVNLTSINEDIERGAGPRRFSHRYLALATNNFSDDKKLGQGGFGAVYKGYFIDLDIAVAVKKISRGSKQGRKEYVTEVKIISRIRHRNLVQLIGWCHDNGEFLLVYEFMSNGSLDMHLFGKRSPLTWAVRYKIASGLASALLYLHEEWEKCVVHRDIKSSNVMLDSSFNVKLGDFGLARLMDHELGPQTTGLAGTLGYMAPEYIATGRASKESDVYSYGVVTLEIATGRKSTDPPEEDSAMGLVEWVWNLYGTGRLHMAIDERLHMDFEEKEIECLMIVGLWCAHPDRSLRPSIRQAIHVLHFEAAMPNLPLNMPVPLYHVPTPLVSSGEPFITTSLDDGR; from the coding sequence ATGTTtcgtctcttcttcttccttctactTCTTCCCTCTGCTCACACAGTTTATTTCCAAATAACTCGCTTTGAACCCAATACTGACAACATACTATACTTGGGAGATGCAGCGCCTTCTGTTGGAGCCATTGAGTTGATCAACAGATATGCTTATGTATGCCGAGTCGGCCGAGCTATCTATTCTGAGAGGGTGCCCCTCTGGGACTCTGATACAGGAATACTCACTAACTTTAGCACACATTTCTCCTTCATAATCGACACCGAAGGTCGTGCTGAATATGGCCATGGTTTAGCCTTCTTCTTGGCTCCTGTCGGGTTCGAAGTCCCTCTAAATTCAGCTGGTGGGTTTTTAGGCATATTCAACACAACAACCAGCGATTCTTCTCAGAACCAAATTGTTCATGTCGAATTCGACTCGTACGTGAACCAAGAATGGGATCCTCCATTTGAGCATGTGGGGATTAATAACAACTCAATTGCTTCCACAAAATACACTTCTTGGAATGCCAGCTTACACAGTGGAGATACCGCTGATGTATGGGTCACTTACGATGCTTCTAAGAAGAACTTGAGCGTCTCTTGGAAATATCAAACAACCTCTAATGCTCAAGAGAATACGAgtctttcttttgaaattgatcTCATGCAGGTTCTTCCAGAGTGGGTCATAGTTGGATTTTCAGCTGGTACAAGTCAATTTCGAGAGCGCAATAAAATTCAGTCATGGGAATTCAGTTCAAGtttggaaagaaaggaaagaagggGGAAGAACGAAAAGAAGAAGAGTTTAGTGATTGGTCTAACAGCCTCAGCTGGTGTTCTGATAGCTGTAGCAATTGTAACATGTGTAATATTGTGGGCTTTGAaggtaaagaaaaaggaagatgaAACAAATGAGACTGTGAACTTAACATCAATTAATGAAGACATTGAGAGAGGAGCAGGACCAAGGAGATTTTCTCACCGATATCTTGCTTTAGCCACCAACAATTTTTCAGATGACAAGAAATTGGGACAAGGAGGGTTTGGTGCCGTCTACAAGGGGTACTTCATTGATTTGGATATAGCAGTTGCTGTGAAGAAAATCTCAAGGGGGTCTAAACAGGGAAGAAAGGAATACGTAACTGAGGTGAAAATTATTAGCAGGATAAGACACAGGAATCTGGTTCAACTCATAGGATGGTGCCATGACAATGGTGAGTTCCTACTTGTTTACGAGTTTATGTCAAATGGTAGCCTAGATATGCACTTGTTTGGCAAGAGGAGTCCTTTAACTTGGGCAGTGAGATACAAGATAGCTTCTGGGTTGGCATCTGCGCTGCTTTATCTCCACGAAGAATGGGAGAAATGTGTCGTTCACCGAGACATCAAATCGAGCAATGTCATGCTTGATTCTAGTTTTAATGTGAAGCTTGGAGACTTTGGATTGGCTCGGCTCATGGACCACGAGCTAGGTCCTCAGACAACAGGATTGGCTGGAACGTTAGGCTATATGGCTCCAGAATACATAGCCACTGGAAGGGCTAGTAAAGAGTCAGATGTATACAGTTATGGTGTGGTTACATTAGAAATTGCTACCGGACGGAAGTCAACCGACCCTCCCGAAGAGGATTCTGCAATGGGATTGGTAGAGTGGGTTTGGAATCTTTATGGAACTGGAAGGCTTCATATGGCGATTGATGAGAGATTGCATATGGATTTCGAGGAGAAGGAGATAGAGTGTTTAATGATTGTCGGACTGTGGTGTGCTCATCCTGATCGAAGTCTTAGGCCGTCAATAAGGCAAGCAATTCATGTTCTTCATTTTGAGGCTGCAATGCCAAATCTTCCTTTGAATATGCCTGTTCCTTTGTATCATGTACCCACACCATTAGTTAGCTCTGGTGAACCTTTTATAACTACTAGTCTAGACGACGGTCGTTGA